The DNA window CAGGCACATCGACGTTCACTGAGGCGCGGCCCGCTTTGCGCGATGCGCGCCAGTGGGTGAGGCGAATGGCGAGGATCGCAAACTCGTACAGGCCGTAGAGCGGCACCATCATCATCAGCATCGAGACGGCGTCTGGCGGCGTCAGCACCGCCGCCACCGCCGCTGAGCCGACGATCGCGTAGCGCCGAGACTTTGCGAGCTGCTGGCGAGTTACGACTCCTGCACGCTCCAAAATCATGAGCAGGACCGGAAGCAGGAAGGCGGCGCCGAAGCCGAACAGGAAGCGGGTGACGAAGGTCAGGTAGTTGCCGACGCCGGGCAGCGCCTCCTGCGTGACCCCGCCGACTTCCCCCTGATAACCGAGCAGGAAGTGCAAGGCCCAAGGCATGGCTACGAAATAAGCGAAGCTCGCACCCGCCCCGAAGAACAACGGGGTCATCAACAGGAACGGCAGGAAGGCCTTTTTCTCACGGGCGTAGAGGCCTGGAGCGATGAACCGCCACATCTGCGTAGCGATCACCGGGAAAGCGATCATCAGCGCGGCGAACAGCGCGACCTTCACCTCGACGAAGAAGGCTTCGAAGATGTCGGTGTAGATGAGGCGGCCCTGCCCTGCCGCCAGCAGCGGCTGCACCAGCACGGAAAAGATGTCGCGCGCGAAATAGAGACAGACGAAGAAAGCGAGCGCGACCGCCGAGACCGACCAAAGCAAGCGCCGCCGCAGCTCGATCAGATGCTCGAGCAGCGGCTGTTTGGTGTCGTCTATATCCCTCACGGCAGCGGCCGCTGCTCGGGGGGCAGCTCGTCGCCTGGCTGGCTCTCGTCGAGCGGTAGCATCGGCTCGTTCACTTGCGGCGGCATCTCGTCGGGCGTGCCGGGTTCCGGATAATGCGCGTTCTGCGGGTGAAGGCGCATGATGCGCTCATTCTCCTCGCGCCACTTCTTCTCCATTTCCTCGAGTTCCGCCTCGCGGATCATATTCTCGATCCCGGCCGTGAAATGGCGCGCGGTGCCGCGGATCCGGCCGACCCAATAGCCGATCGTGCGCATGACCTTCGGCAGGTCCTTGGGGCCGATGAAGATCAGCGCCAGGACGGCGACAATGACGAACTCGGTGGAATCAACGCCGAACATGGCGCTGCCTTAGACGGATCAGCGGCGCTCGTCGTCCCGTCGCGGCGCGACACCTTCCTCCCGCCGCGCGCTGACGTCGATCGGGTCCTGGTCGCGGGCGAGGCGCGGTGGATCGTTGCGGCGCTCGTCCTCGTAGCGGCGGCGCTTTTCTTCTTCCTCGTCGCCCATGCCTTCCTTGAAGCTTTTCAGCCCCTTGCCGAGCTCGCCCATGACGCCGGAGATGCGTCCGGCGCCGAAGAGCAGCAGGACGATGACAAGGATGATGATCCAGTGACTGATACCGCCGAGACCCATGTGAAGCTCCTTCGCCGGGCTATCTAGGGCTCAGGCTCCTGACCGGCAATGGTCGGGATCGGCCGGAGAAGCCCGCTGACGAGGAGCGTAGCGCAGCCGCGTAGCTGACGCTACGCGCAAGCAAGCGACGCTGTTCAGCGGGCTTCTCCGGCCGACCGCGAAGCGGCGGGCGGACTAAGCCGCAGGCGGGCGTTAGCGGTCAGGAGCCTGAGCCCTCACCCTCCTCGTCGTCGCTTTCCAGTTGGAGCTGAAGGACCGCGTCGTCGAATGGGTCGAGAAGCCCCGCAGCCTTCAAGTCGTCGATGCCGGGCAGGTCACGGCGCGAGCCGAGGCCGAAGTGGGTCAGGAATTCCTTGGTGGTGGCATAAAGCAGCGGCCGTCCCGGCCCCTCGCGCCGACCGGCCGGGCGAACCCAGCCGGCGTCCATCAGCACGTCGAGCGTGCCCTTCGAGATCTGGACGCCACGGATCGCCTCGATTTCGGCGCGGCTGACCGGCTCATGATAAGCAACGATCGCCAGCGTCTCCGTCGCTGCCCGGGATAGCCGCCGCGGCTCCTCCCGAGTCCGACGCAGCAGGTGCGCGAGATCAGGCGCAGTCTGGAAGTGCCAGCGCCCGCCGCGCTCGACGAGCTCGACGCCGCGGCCTTCGTACAGGCCCGCGAGCTGGCCAAGCGCGGTCTTCACATCCCCCTCGCCGACATGCTCGGCGATCTCGTCGACGGTCAGCGGCTCGGCTGAAGCGAAGAGCGTCGCTTCGATCGCACGCACCAGATCGTCCATCAGGCCGCCACCTTGAGCTTGATCGGCGCGAACGCCTCCTCCTGCGCGATCTCGAGCCGGCCGCGCTTGGCGAGCTCGAGCGCTGCGAGGAAGCTCGAGGCCAGCGCGGAGCGGCGGAACTGCGGGTCGGCGCTCGGCGGAAGGAAGCTTTCAAGGAACGTCCATTCGACTGCCATGCCGATCATGCGCCCGACCCGCTCAATGGCTTCGTCGAGCGTCATCACGGCGCGGGCATGGACGATGTGCATCGCCGGAGCGGTGCGGGCGCGCACGGCGCCGTACGCCGCAAAGAGGTCGAAGTCGCGGACCTGCCAGGCGGCCTTGCGAACGAGCCTCAACCCCTCCGGCGCGCCGCGGACGAACACGTCGCGGCCGACGCGGTCGCGGCCGAGCAGCCGCGCGCCGGCTTCCCGCATGGCGTCGAGCCGCTGCAGCCGCATCTGCAGGCGCGCGGCGATTTCCTCGGGGCTTGGGTCCTGTTCCGGATCCTTCGGCAGCAGCAGGCAGGATTTGAGATAAGCGAGCCACGCCGCCATCACGAGATAATCGGCGGCAATCTCCAGCTTCAGGGCGCGCGCTTGGGCGAGATATTCGAGATATTGCTCGACCAGCTGCAGGATCGAAATCTGCGCGAGATCGACCTTCTGCGCACGAGCGAGGTTGAGCAAAAGGTCGAGCGGCCCTTCCCAGCCGTCGAGGGCCAGCGTCAACTCGTCCGACTGGCGGATCGGGCGCTCGTCGAAGTCCTCTTCCACAACGAGGAGACTACCATGTTTAGTGGCGTTGCGAAGCGCGCCACACACTCTGTTGTGGATAATTAGGCTTGGGCGAGCAAAGTGTCGCGCGTCGCGACCGCCTCCGCGAACTCGGCACCGTCCACCAGCACGCCGCCGACGCTTTCCATGGCCCGCGCAAGCCGAGCCATTCCGGCTTCACTTAGCTCCGGCAGGACCTCGGCAATGGCCATATTGTCCTCCAGCACGCCATTGCACGGAAGCGCGGCGTCGCACCCAGCGGCGACGCAAGCGGCGGCGCGCTCTGCCGGCGTTCCGCTGAGCGCATTCATGTTGCTGTCGTCGCTCATGAGGAAGCCGTCGAAACCGATCCGGTCGCGGATGATACTCTCGATGACGGTCGGCGACTGGCTCGCCGGCAGCTCGGCGTCCCATTCGGTGTAAACGACGTGCGCGACCATCGCCATGGGCGCGGATGCGAGCCGCTCGAAAGGCTCGAGGTCGATGGCGAGCTCCTCGGCGCTGGCCGTGACGATCGGCAGTTCGTGGTGGCTGTCGACCAAAGCGCGGCCATGACCCGGAATATGCTTGATGATCCCGACGACGCCCGCCGAGGCGAGGCCGTCGAGCGTAGCCCGGCCAAGCGCCGCCACCTGCATGGGATCGGAGCCGAGGGCGCGGTCGCCGATGATGTCGCTTGCGCCAGGCTGCCGCACGTCGAGCAGCGGAAGCGCATCGACGTTGACGCCGGCCGAACGCAGCATCAGCCCGATTGCGCGCGCATTCGCCCGCACCGCCTCGATCGCCGACGACGGTGCCGCCTGGTAGAGGTCCGCGAAGCGCTCCCCAGGGGGAAATTCGGGCCAGGCGGGCGGGCGCATCCGGGCGACGCGGCCGCCTTCCTGGTCGATCAGGATCGGCACATCATCCCGCCCCGACAGCTCGCGCAGCGAATCGGTGAGGCGGAGCATCTGCTCCTGGCTTTCGCAATTGCGGCGAAACAGGATGAAGCCAGCGGGATCGCAGTCGCGGAAGAAGGCGCGTTCGTCGTCGGTCAGCGCCGTTCCGGCAAAGCCATAGATCGCCGCCTGCATTATTGGGCGACGAAGCAGTTTTCGCCGGCAGCCTTGAGCGTGGCGCAGACCTGCCTGGCGTCGCCCGGCGAACCCGCGCCCGCGCGCAAGCGGATGCCGCCGGGGAACGGCACGATCATCTTGTTGAGCGCAGCGACGGTCGGGAAGCGCGAGGACAATGCCGTCCAGGCGCGCTCCGCCTGCGCCCGATTTGCGAAGGCGCCGAGCTGGACCACGCTTCCGGTGCCGCCGGTGGCCGTTAGGGCTGGCTTTTCCTCGACGCCAGGCTTCTTCGTCTCGTTGGCGGGAAGCGTTTTCGGCTCTTCCTTCGGCTGAACCTGGGTGCCGGCCGGAAGCTTGCTGGTATCCAGCTGGGCGTCGGGATCATGGCCGGCGCTTGTTTCGAACGCCGTCTGGCTGTCGCCGCTGATGTCGAGCCCGCCGGGGTTCGGGGGTTTGACCTTGTAAGGTGTCGCCGGTGCCCGGATCAGTTCCGGGGCGCCGCTGACCGGTGCGTCGCGGCGCCCGATCCAGAAGAAAGCCGCGGCGATGATCGCGACGGCGAGCAGGACGACTGCCAGTGCGGCGAGCATCTTGCGCGCCGAGAGGCCGCGCTGCTCGTCCTCGTCGTCGACCGGCTGCAGCCATGGCAGCTGTTCGTCATAGGCACGGGCGTCGCTCATCCTCAGCGCATCTCCTCGGCGGCCGCCACCCCCATCAGCGCGAGCCCGCTCCTCACGATTTGCCCGACGCCTTCGGCCAATTCCAGCCGCGCCCGCGAAAGTTGTGGATTGTTCTCAAGGAGGAAGCGGCGTTCCGGATCGTCGTTGCCGCGGTTCCACAGCGCGTGGAATTCGGCCGCGAGGTCGTACAGGTAGAAGGCGATGCGGTGCGGCTCGTGAGCCATGGCCGCGCCTTCGAGAACGCGCGGATATTGGGCGGCGCGCTTGACCAGCGCCAGCTCTTCCTCGCCCAGCAGCGACAGGTCGGCGGCTTCGGCCAGGCTCACCCCAGCGTCCGCGGCCTTGCGCTTCAGCGAGCTGATCCGCGCATGGGCGTACTGGACATAGAATACGGGATTGTCCTTCGACGCCTCGACGACCTTGGCGAAGTCGAAGTCGAGCGGCGTGTCGGCGCGCTTGGTCAGCATCATGAAGCGAACAACGTCCTTGCCGACCTCGTTCACGACATCGGCGAGCGTGACGAAATCGCCCGCGCGCTTGCTCATCTTGAACGGTTCGCCGTTGCGGAACAGGCGGACCATGTTGACCAGCTTGACGTCGAGATCGACCTTGCCGTCCGTCAGCGCCTTCACGGCCGACTGGACGCGCTTGACCGTCCCGGCATGGTCGGCGCCCCAGATGTTGACGAGGTGGTCGGCGTTCTGGGCCTTCTGCAGGTGGTAGGCAGCGTCGGCACCGAAATAGGTCCAGCTTCCGTCCGACTTCTTCATCGGCCGGTCCTGGTCGTCGCCGAACTGGGTCGAGCGGAACAGGGTCAGCTCAACCGGCTCCCACTCCTCGTGCGGGTCGATGCTTTTCGGGCGCTCCAGCGTGCCCTGGTAGACGAGCCCTTTTTCGCGCAGCAGCTCCATCGCGCGGTCGACGGCGCCCGACCGCTGCACTTCGGCTTCCGACGCGAAGATGTCGTGGTGGATGCCGAGAAGCGCGAGATCGTGGCGGATGAGGTCGAGCATCGCCTTGATCGCGGCGTCGCGGAACACCGGCAGCCACGTCTCCTCGGACGCCCCTACATGTTCGCTGCCATGTTCCGCTGCGAGCAGCACCGCGACGGGCTTCAAATAATCGCCGGGGTAGAGCCCTTCCGGGATGTCGCCAATGTCTTCGCCAAGAGCTTCGCGATAGCGAAGGTGCAGCGAGCGGGCGAGGATATCGACCTGGCCGCCCGCGTCGTTGACATAATATTCCTTAGTGACGCGGAACCCCGCCGCCTCGAGGATCCGGGCAAGGCTGTCGCCCACGACGGCCCCGCGGCAGTGGCCCATGTGCAGCGGGCCGGTCGGATTGGCCGAGACATATTCGACGTTCACCCGCTCGTTCGCCCCGGCCTTGGAGAGACCATATGCCTCCCCTTGGCTCAGGATCGTGCGAAGTTCGTCGCGCCAGGCATCGGGGTTCAGGCGAATATTGATGAAGCCTGGACCGGCGACTTCGACCGACGTCACCGGCGGGAGCGCCTCGAGCTTCGGCTTGATCGCTTCGGCAAGCGCGCGCGGATTGGTCTTCGCCGCCTTGGCGAGCACCATCGCCGCATTGGTCGCGAGATCGCCATGAGCAGCGTCGCGCGGCGGCTCAACCGTTACGTTCTTGCGGTCGAGATCGGCCGGCAGCGTGCCATCCGTCACGAGGTCATTCAGCACGCCGTCAAGGAGCGCGGCATATTGGGCATAGAGGCTCATAGGAGGGCGCGGCTCTAGCGCAGCCGTTTCCGCTCGTCACGCCTGCTTGCCGCCCGAGCGGCGTTCAGCCTAAAGGCGCACCGATTCCAAGGAGATAGTGTACATGCTCAACGTCATCATCGCGATTGCCGCCGCTGCGACCATGCAGGCAGCACCTTCGGCGACACCGCGAACCCTCGAAACGATCGCTGGCGTAGAGATCCACCGCTTCGACGTGGCGGGCCAGACTGCCAAGGCCGTCGAGGCTGAACTCAAGAAGGTGAAAAAGGGGCAGCCGGAGACGCTCGGCCGCTTGTTCACGTGGAATGCGAAGATCGGCCTGCGCAATGCGACCGAGGGGACGGTATGCACCGTCGATACCGCTACGGCGACGCTCGACGCTGACGTCTATCTGCCGCGCCTGACCGAAGAAGCGAAACTGCCGAAGGCGGACCTCGACGAATGGAAGGCCTATGAAGCGAAGATCACTCGCGATGCCACCGACAACCTGACGTTCGTCGCCGATCGTCTGCCTGCGATCGAACGGTCGCTGGTCGGAAAGCCGTGCGACCAGGCGGCCACGATCTGGAACGCCGGGGTCAAGGCGCTGATCGCCGAGCAGCAGGCGTTCGCGAAGACCCGCCGCTAAGCGCC is part of the Sphingomicrobium sp. genome and encodes:
- the tatC gene encoding twin-arginine translocase subunit TatC, which gives rise to MRDIDDTKQPLLEHLIELRRRLLWSVSAVALAFFVCLYFARDIFSVLVQPLLAAGQGRLIYTDIFEAFFVEVKVALFAALMIAFPVIATQMWRFIAPGLYAREKKAFLPFLLMTPLFFGAGASFAYFVAMPWALHFLLGYQGEVGGVTQEALPGVGNYLTFVTRFLFGFGAAFLLPVLLMILERAGVVTRQQLAKSRRYAIVGSAAVAAVLTPPDAVSMLMMMVPLYGLYEFAILAIRLTHWRASRKAGRASVNVDVPEKEEGPEAPPGGGRVGGSGPI
- the tatB gene encoding Sec-independent protein translocase protein TatB codes for the protein MFGVDSTEFVIVAVLALIFIGPKDLPKVMRTIGYWVGRIRGTARHFTAGIENMIREAELEEMEKKWREENERIMRLHPQNAHYPEPGTPDEMPPQVNEPMLPLDESQPGDELPPEQRPLP
- the tatA gene encoding twin-arginine translocase TatA/TatE family subunit, whose product is MGLGGISHWIIILVIVLLLFGAGRISGVMGELGKGLKSFKEGMGDEEEEKRRRYEDERRNDPPRLARDQDPIDVSARREEGVAPRRDDERR
- the scpB gene encoding SMC-Scp complex subunit ScpB, whose translation is MDDLVRAIEATLFASAEPLTVDEIAEHVGEGDVKTALGQLAGLYEGRGVELVERGGRWHFQTAPDLAHLLRRTREEPRRLSRAATETLAIVAYHEPVSRAEIEAIRGVQISKGTLDVLMDAGWVRPAGRREGPGRPLLYATTKEFLTHFGLGSRRDLPGIDDLKAAGLLDPFDDAVLQLQLESDDEEGEGSGS
- a CDS encoding ScpA family protein, producing MEEDFDERPIRQSDELTLALDGWEGPLDLLLNLARAQKVDLAQISILQLVEQYLEYLAQARALKLEIAADYLVMAAWLAYLKSCLLLPKDPEQDPSPEEIAARLQMRLQRLDAMREAGARLLGRDRVGRDVFVRGAPEGLRLVRKAAWQVRDFDLFAAYGAVRARTAPAMHIVHARAVMTLDEAIERVGRMIGMAVEWTFLESFLPPSADPQFRRSALASSFLAALELAKRGRLEIAQEEAFAPIKLKVAA
- the nagZ gene encoding beta-N-acetylhexosaminidase, producing MQAAIYGFAGTALTDDERAFFRDCDPAGFILFRRNCESQEQMLRLTDSLRELSGRDDVPILIDQEGGRVARMRPPAWPEFPPGERFADLYQAAPSSAIEAVRANARAIGLMLRSAGVNVDALPLLDVRQPGASDIIGDRALGSDPMQVAALGRATLDGLASAGVVGIIKHIPGHGRALVDSHHELPIVTASAEELAIDLEPFERLASAPMAMVAHVVYTEWDAELPASQSPTVIESIIRDRIGFDGFLMSDDSNMNALSGTPAERAAACVAAGCDAALPCNGVLEDNMAIAEVLPELSEAGMARLARAMESVGGVLVDGAEFAEAVATRDTLLAQA
- a CDS encoding SPOR domain-containing protein, which translates into the protein MSDARAYDEQLPWLQPVDDEDEQRGLSARKMLAALAVVLLAVAIIAAAFFWIGRRDAPVSGAPELIRAPATPYKVKPPNPGGLDISGDSQTAFETSAGHDPDAQLDTSKLPAGTQVQPKEEPKTLPANETKKPGVEEKPALTATGGTGSVVQLGAFANRAQAERAWTALSSRFPTVAALNKMIVPFPGGIRLRAGAGSPGDARQVCATLKAAGENCFVAQ
- the argS gene encoding arginine--tRNA ligase, producing the protein MSLYAQYAALLDGVLNDLVTDGTLPADLDRKNVTVEPPRDAAHGDLATNAAMVLAKAAKTNPRALAEAIKPKLEALPPVTSVEVAGPGFINIRLNPDAWRDELRTILSQGEAYGLSKAGANERVNVEYVSANPTGPLHMGHCRGAVVGDSLARILEAAGFRVTKEYYVNDAGGQVDILARSLHLRYREALGEDIGDIPEGLYPGDYLKPVAVLLAAEHGSEHVGASEETWLPVFRDAAIKAMLDLIRHDLALLGIHHDIFASEAEVQRSGAVDRAMELLREKGLVYQGTLERPKSIDPHEEWEPVELTLFRSTQFGDDQDRPMKKSDGSWTYFGADAAYHLQKAQNADHLVNIWGADHAGTVKRVQSAVKALTDGKVDLDVKLVNMVRLFRNGEPFKMSKRAGDFVTLADVVNEVGKDVVRFMMLTKRADTPLDFDFAKVVEASKDNPVFYVQYAHARISSLKRKAADAGVSLAEAADLSLLGEEELALVKRAAQYPRVLEGAAMAHEPHRIAFYLYDLAAEFHALWNRGNDDPERRFLLENNPQLSRARLELAEGVGQIVRSGLALMGVAAAEEMR
- a CDS encoding DUF922 domain-containing protein, with amino-acid sequence MLNVIIAIAAAATMQAAPSATPRTLETIAGVEIHRFDVAGQTAKAVEAELKKVKKGQPETLGRLFTWNAKIGLRNATEGTVCTVDTATATLDADVYLPRLTEEAKLPKADLDEWKAYEAKITRDATDNLTFVADRLPAIERSLVGKPCDQAATIWNAGVKALIAEQQAFAKTRR